In the genome of Coregonus clupeaformis isolate EN_2021a chromosome 11, ASM2061545v1, whole genome shotgun sequence, one region contains:
- the pex11a gene encoding peroxisomal membrane protein 11A, with translation MESFVKFTNQSQGRDRIFRTTQYACALSKYLLRKNSARKELVVKLQSLESNMSSGRKLFRLGNTVNSIDAAKRTLQLSDPVLRLCLTVANLNRALYFICDNVLWARNVGLVPGIDKERWSLNASRCYFLSLVMSLTRDVYVITQTMVQRTRDRQFQQKMDQHLNDSPDVATVIVPQLDAFLFLLFESLKSHPSVALDTLKNICDLFIPLDRLGVYRSNPGVVGFCGLISSILGIVSVLHPSLKIQP, from the exons atggagtcttttgttaagttCACAAATCAAAGTCAAGGAAGGGATCGTATTTTCAG GACAACCCAATATGCATGTGCCTTGTCGAAGTATTTGCTTCGCAAGAATTCTGCAAGGAAAGAGCTTGTTGTCAAGCTGCAGAGTCTGGAGTCCAACATGAGTTCTGGAAGGAAAT TGTTCAGACTAGGGAACACTGTGAATTCCATTGACGCTGCCAAGCGAACCTTGCAGCTCTCTGACCCTGTGCTGCGCCTCTGCCTTACTGTGGCCAACCTCAACCGCGCCCTTTACTTTATCTGCGACAATGTGCTCTGGGCCAGGaatgttggccttgtccctggtATTGACAAGGAGCGCTGGAGCTTGAATGCCTCTCGTTGCTACTTCCTGTCCCTGGTTATGAGTCTGACCAGAGATGTTTACGTAATCACCCAGACTATGGTTCAGAGAACCAGAGATAGGCAGTTTCAACAGAAAATGGATCAGCACCTCAACGACAGCCCTGATGTGGCTACTGTTATTGTTCCTCAACTGGATGCTTTTCTGTTCCTGCTCTTCGAGAGTCTTAAAAGCCATCCCTCGGTTGCCCTTGACACACTGAAAAACATTTGTGATCTTTTCATTCCACTGGACAGGCTGGGTGTGTACCGGTCAAACCCAGGAGTGGTGGGCTTTTGTGGGCTGATTTCCTCTATCTTAGGGATAGTGTCAGTCTTGCACCCCAGTTTGAAAATCCAACCGTAA